Within Candidatus Cloacimonadota bacterium, the genomic segment TCTGTTGGAACAAACAATTATCGCTTAAATGAACTCTTTATGTACGAAGCCATACGAGATTACCTTTTAGATGGTGGAAAACTCTATATTGAAGGAGCAGATGCCATCGGTTTCGATTTGGAATATTACTTAGGTTATGCAGAAGAAGGCTTAGGTGCGCACACTGTTTTATGGCAGTTATTAGGAATCTCAAATGGAAGCGATGGAACCACAAATGCAATCTCATTGTTGCAAGCTCAATTGCCTTTTAGTGAGATCGTTTTTAACTCCTCAAATCAGGTTAATGTAGAATATATCGATAAATTTACCCCCGCTAATCCCAATGGATTTGTGGCTTGTACCGAAGATTCCTATGGAACGGTGGCTATAGCTTCAAAAGGTGAACACAATCAGCGAAGTTTTGTGTTCTCTTATGCGATGGCAGAGCTTGTTGATAGTGCTCATCCCAATACTGCAATTAATTTCCTCTCAGAAGTGCTGAACTGGTTTATTAACAGTCCCACACCACAAATACAACGCAACGAAAGTGGATTGAGATTAACATGGGAATTGCAGCCCTTAGTTCACACCTATAAAGTGCTGTATGCCAGTGAACCCTATGGTACATATGATGTTTTGGCAGAAGATATAGAGCAGAATTTTTACGATATTCAAAGTCCCTATACCAAAGGATTCTACCGCCTACAAGCTAATCCTTAAAAAAACCCGAGTATAATCCCGGGTTTTAAGCTAAGGCATTATATAGAATCTATTAGCCAAAACAACCAACGGTGTCTGGGATGATTAGATCTGCATCTGTAACTTTTTTCACATCTTCTATGGTAGTTCCGGCAGCAATCTCGCGTAAAACTAAGCCCTCGGCGCATACTTCCATTACCGCCATATCGGTAATGATAAGATTCACCTTGCCTTTGGCTGTTAGTGGTAAAGTGCATTTTTTTAGGATTTTGGAGTTTCCATATTTATCACAATGTTCCATCGCCACAATTACTTTACGGGCGCCAGTAACAAGATCCATAGCACCTCCCATTCCGGGCACCATCTTGCCGGGAATCATCCAGTTTGCCAAGTTACCTTCCTGATCTACCTGAAGAGCGCCTAATACTGTAGCATCAATATGACCTCCACGAATAATGGCAAAACTGAGAGCGCTATCGAAAAATGAAGCACCCTTTAAGGCTGTAATATAACCACCCCCGGCGTTTATCATATCCTTATCTTCTTTTCCCTCAGCTGGATTGGGACCTACCCCCAGCATACCATTTTCGCTCTGGAATACCACGTGTATGCCTTCCGGAATATAGTTCACGGCTAAAGTGGGAAGCCCTATCCCCAAGTT encodes:
- a CDS encoding CoA transferase subunit B, yielding MDKRAMIGSRIALEFKDGDYVNLGIGLPTLAVNYIPEGIHVVFQSENGMLGVGPNPAEGKEDKDMINAGGGYITALKGASFFDSALSFAIIRGGHIDATVLGALQVDQEGNLANWMIPGKMVPGMGGAMDLVTGARKVIVAMEHCDKYGNSKILKKCTLPLTAKGKVNLIITDMAVMEVCAEGLVLREIAAGTTIEDVKKVTDADLIIPDTVGCFG